In the genome of Calliopsis andreniformis isolate RMS-2024a chromosome 10, iyCalAndr_principal, whole genome shotgun sequence, one region contains:
- the LOC143184437 gene encoding ubiquitin carboxyl-terminal hydrolase MINDY-3 homolog → MAENVVQCDDEFLCSMKTMLWGNNVKEEVFRRWAQGFYFSPEEPTALIQAEGGPCAVIAPVQAFILKQLLTEADISVWKNISLDRCYQLLVQASIEILKQASGQNVPKFSVVYIDCNVSSKESDKNRKSEKTSEMDTEGDAGSVQSKEKEMAQGVVKGANKDCTSMTIDSFHTQLRLFTANSIEQLEEFLSDRLEILKDQYGVLLLLYSVIATKGINEIRLEMSDPLESMIDSTYGYGSQSLINLMLTGRAVSYVWDHDQNIGDLKLRGIDKQNAVGFLALLEHLRYCEVGSFLKSPSHPVWVLGSETHLTVLFSTERRLVSPETPAEQAKRVFRKCDPEGNNFIPANLLQDVLSELGLVADAEYVDIMRKKLDSENLGIILRSSFMDEFFPEETRSCPDTFPLYHYNGLRRSNYENKVMYRKGQAVLLECTIKGILESNPMLTVLQTKWPRIEIQWDIGRNPSLN, encoded by the exons ATGGCTGAAAATGTTGTTCAGTGCGATGATGAGTTTTTATGTTCCATGAAAACAATGCTTTGGGGCAATAATGTTAAGGAAGAAGTTTTTAGGCGATGGGCTCAAG GGTTTTATTTTAGCCCAGAAGAACCCACAGCACTAATACAGGCAGAAGGTGGGCCCTGCGCAGTAATAGCTCCAGTTCAAGCTTTCATTTTGAAACAGCTACTTACAGAAGCTGACATTTCGGTCTGGAAAAATATAAGTTTGGACAGATGCTATCAACTACTAGTACAGGCTTCTATAGAGATTTTGAAACAAGCCAGTGGGCAAAATGTTCCAAAGTTTTCTGTGGTATACATTGATTGTAATGTATCCAGTAAAGAAAGTGATAAAAATAGGAAGTCAGAGAAAACATCAGAAATGGATACCGAAGGAGATGCAGGAAGTGTACAGAGTAAAGAGAAAGAAATGGCACAAGGAGTAGTTAAAGGTGCAAATAAAGATTGCACGAGCATGACTATTGATTCGTTTCACACCCAATTAAG ATTATTTACAGCTAACAGCATAGAACAGTTGGAGGAGTTCCTATCGGACAGGTTGGAGATTTTGAAAGATCAGTACGGTGTCTTACTACTACTTTATAGCGTAATTGCTACGAAAGGAATTAATGAAATTCGATTAGAAATGTCTGATCCCTTGGAATCAATGATTGACTCCACATATGGATATGGAAGCCAGAGTCTCATAAATTTGATGCTTACTGGGAGGGCTGTCAGCTATGTGTGGGATCATGATCAAAACATTGGAGACCTTA AGTTGCGAGGCATAGATAAACAGAATGCTGTGGGATTCCTTGCGCTTCTCGAACATTTACGTTACTGTGAAGTTGGAAGCTTCTTAAAATCTCCATCACATCCTGTCTGGGTGTTGGGCTCAGAAACTCATTTAACTGTGCTTTTCTCTACGGAGAGGAGATTGGTGAGCCCAGAAACACCTGCAGAGCAAGCAAAAAGGGTTTTCAGAAAATGTGATCCCGAAGGGAATAACTTTATCCCTGCTAATTTGTTACAAGATGTTCTTTCTGAACTTGGATTGGTGGCAGATGCTGAATA TGTGGATATAATGAGGAAGAAATTAGATAGTGAAAATTTGGGAATTATCTTGCGATCTTCATTCATGGATGAATTTTTTCCTGAGGAAACTCGGTCTTGTCCTGACACATTTCCTTTATATCATTATAATGGTTTACGACGTAGCAACTATGAAAATAAAGTAATGTATCGTAAAGGCCAAGCAGTGTTGTTAGAATGTACCATCAAGGGTATTTTGGAAAGTAATCCCATGTTGACGGTACTTCAAACAAAGTGGCCCAGAATTGAAATTCAGTGGGATATTGGACGGAATCCGAGCCTGAATTAA